One genomic segment of Nitrosopumilus sp. includes these proteins:
- a CDS encoding hydroxymethylglutaryl-CoA synthase, producing the protein MAAGIDDIAIYIPRLYIDAADFAAARGLDPVKLQKGLGVSQMAIVDANQDPACLAANACLKIMQRNKLSPEDIGRLYVSTESAFDESKAMNSYVIGMLEQVYGQGAFEHCGGVETKFACVSGSYALYDNTNWIRAGEAEGKHALVVVSDIAKYDMGSSGEMTQGAGAVVMLLNDNPRLLSFDPKVTSTSIKDEYDFYRPFGKETPIVHGQYSNLLYMIQVRKALEAYKKKVISSGLIKIEPGETILDHMDYINMHLPYSNMGKKALAYLVRHEWRQLPRWKKVLQEIGMEEPVPKDPRGTIESVLSDEEFMARDHEFTKLFTKTQQYQEVYESKLSSSLIASSMIGNLYTASLYLGFRSCLEFEYQKGIDLEGKRFGFGSYGSGSSAMVFSGVIQPEYKEMVKNMNLEVEIGPRKKLTWDEYEELHENKLTPEEAMLHSEKEFVLVNVNTQKETRGERRYIFNE; encoded by the coding sequence ATGGCAGCAGGGATTGATGATATCGCAATCTATATTCCAAGATTGTATATTGATGCAGCTGATTTTGCTGCAGCTAGAGGGTTAGATCCTGTAAAATTACAAAAAGGTTTAGGCGTATCACAGATGGCAATCGTTGATGCCAATCAAGATCCTGCTTGTTTAGCGGCAAATGCTTGTTTGAAAATTATGCAGCGAAACAAACTATCTCCTGAAGATATTGGAAGGCTGTATGTTTCAACAGAATCTGCTTTTGATGAATCAAAGGCTATGAATTCCTATGTTATTGGAATGCTGGAACAAGTCTATGGTCAAGGTGCATTTGAGCATTGTGGCGGAGTAGAAACAAAATTTGCATGTGTGAGTGGGTCCTATGCTCTGTATGACAATACAAATTGGATTAGAGCAGGAGAAGCAGAAGGAAAACATGCACTTGTAGTAGTGTCAGACATTGCAAAATATGACATGGGTTCAAGTGGAGAAATGACTCAGGGTGCTGGAGCTGTGGTGATGCTTCTCAATGACAATCCTCGTTTATTATCATTTGATCCTAAAGTAACTAGTACATCAATTAAAGATGAATATGATTTTTACAGACCATTTGGAAAAGAAACCCCAATAGTTCATGGACAGTATTCTAATCTGTTGTATATGATACAGGTAAGAAAAGCTTTAGAAGCATACAAGAAAAAAGTGATTTCATCAGGTTTGATCAAAATTGAACCAGGTGAGACAATACTTGATCATATGGACTATATCAATATGCACTTGCCATATAGCAACATGGGAAAGAAGGCATTAGCATATTTAGTTAGACATGAATGGAGGCAACTACCCAGATGGAAAAAAGTATTACAAGAAATTGGCATGGAAGAACCAGTTCCGAAAGATCCACGTGGTACAATTGAATCTGTTTTAAGCGATGAAGAATTCATGGCAAGAGATCATGAATTTACAAAACTATTTACAAAAACTCAACAATATCAAGAAGTGTATGAATCAAAACTTTCAAGTTCATTAATTGCATCTAGCATGATAGGAAATTTGTATACTGCTTCATTGTATCTTGGGTTTAGGAGTTGTTTAGAATTTGAATATCAAAAAGGAATAGATTTGGAAGGAAAAAGATTTGGTTTTGGATCATATGGTAGTGGAAGTAGCGCCATGGTATTCAGCGGAGTTATTCAGCCTGAATACAAAGAGATGGTAAAAAATATGAATTTGGAAGTAGAGATTGGACCTAGGAAAAAACTAACATGGGATGAATATGAAGAACTGCATGAGAACAAATTGACACCTGAGGAAGCGATGCTGCATTCAGAAAAAGAATTTGTGTTAGTTAATGTGAATACTCAAAAAGAAACTAGAGGCGAAAGACGTTACATCTTTAATGAATGA
- a CDS encoding DsbA family protein produces MLHGPSLAIGAIIASVSLMTIFLMFDNVTNESELVLEPTPELEQIGPQQITMETFLSNGSPILGDSNAKITLVEFGDYQCHFCNVFFHTTEDSVLENYVETGKVRMIFKDYNIIGPDSVNASHGAHCANDQGKFWEYHDILYSNWTGENNGWASSENLLRFAQELELNIDQWSQCMIEGIHSKTILASNEDAKKLELTGTPAFFVIGPDGKITRIFGAQPYDVFESIFEAELAK; encoded by the coding sequence ATGTTACATGGTCCATCATTAGCAATTGGTGCTATTATTGCATCAGTTTCACTAATGACCATATTCTTAATGTTTGATAATGTTACAAATGAATCAGAACTTGTTTTGGAACCTACTCCCGAATTAGAACAGATTGGACCTCAACAAATTACCATGGAAACGTTCTTGTCAAATGGATCTCCAATTTTAGGGGATTCAAATGCAAAGATAACACTAGTTGAATTTGGAGATTATCAATGTCACTTTTGTAATGTGTTCTTTCATACCACAGAAGATTCAGTTTTAGAAAATTATGTTGAAACTGGTAAAGTAAGAATGATTTTCAAAGATTATAATATAATTGGCCCTGATTCTGTAAATGCATCACATGGTGCACATTGTGCAAATGATCAAGGGAAATTCTGGGAATATCATGATATTCTATATTCCAATTGGACTGGTGAAAACAATGGTTGGGCATCATCTGAAAATCTTTTAAGATTTGCCCAAGAACTAGAATTAAACATAGATCAATGGTCACAGTGCATGATTGAGGGAATTCATTCTAAAACAATTCTAGCAAGTAATGAAGATGCAAAAAAATTAGAGTTGACAGGCACTCCTGCATTTTTTGTGATAGGTCCTGATGGGAAAATCACACGAATTTTTGGAGCACAGCCTTATGATGTCTTTGAAAGCATCTTTGAAGCAGAGCTTGCAAAATAA